One Aegilops tauschii subsp. strangulata cultivar AL8/78 chromosome 7, Aet v6.0, whole genome shotgun sequence genomic window carries:
- the LOC109755738 gene encoding F-box/kelch-repeat protein At1g51550, whose translation MDAAPVGHLGYDQVLSILRLLPAEAVLSFAATCRAFRDWASSDVLWEALCRRDWGARAAAAALADWRCGVPWRRLYAEVARLSALQALRLQVKGTSPRPRASHSINLVAGWLVVFGGGCEGGRHLDDIWATYVGNRAGTRSSNALTWQQLASGTPSGRFGHSCILVGDALVLFGGINDRGLRLNDTWIGQIICEEPCRMRISWRLLEIGPLAPSPRGAHAACCIDDKFIVIHGGIGVHGSRLGDTWLLDLSDGLQSGSWRRMGDTGPLPSARSGHTLTWIGDRRMVLFGGRGSEYEVLSDVWLFDIGDHLLQWKEQKYDLSSILGELPSPRAGHSATFLFGGKILVYGGEDKERRRRDDFWILDIPALLQFESGNRKMAKRMWKKLRIDGQSPNCRSFHGACVDTSGYCVYLFGGMVDALLHPAESLGLRFDGQLYQVELVLHL comes from the exons ATGGACGCGGCGCCCGTCGGACACCTGGGCTACGACCAGGTGCTGTCCATCCTGCGCCTCCTTCCAGCCGAGGCCGTGCTCTCCTTCGCCGCCACCTGCCGCGCCTTTCGCGACTGGGCCTCCTCCGACGTGCTCTGGGAGGCGCTCTGCCGACGCGACTGGGgggcacgcgccgccgccgcggcgctcGCGGACTGGCGGTGCGGCGTGCCATGGCGCCGCCTCTACGCCGAGGTTGCCCGACTAAGCGCCCTGCAGGCGCTCCGGCTCCAGGTGAAGGGCACCTCACCACGGCCCCGTGCGTCGCACTCAATCAACCTCGTGGCCGGCTGGCTAGTAGTCTTCGGCGGTGGCTGCGAGGGAG GTCGTCATCTTGATGATATCTGGGCAACATATGTTGGAAATAGAGCTGGAACTAGATCATCCAATGCACTTACCTGGCAGCAATTGGCCTCTGGTACTCCAAGTGGTCGTtttggtcattcatgcattctcGTTGGTGATGCACTAGTCCTGTTTGGCGGGATTAATGACCGTGGGCTTCGTTTGAATGACACATGGATAGGCCAAATAATCTGCGAAGAACCTTGCAGGATGAGGATCTCATGGAGACTGCTGGAGATAGGCCCCCTGGCACCATCTCCTCGTGGGGCCCATGCAGCCTGCTGCATAGATGATAAGTTCATTGTGATTCACGGTGGGATAGGGGTGCATGGAAGCCGGCTTGGTGATACATGGCTTCTTGATCTCTCTGATGGACTTCAATCTGGCAGTTGGCGCCGAATGGGGGATACTGGACCTTTGCCTTCAGCTCGTTCTGGCCACACCTTAACTTGGATTGGTGATAGGCGCATGGTTCTTTTTGGTGGTAGAGGATCAGAATATGAGGTGCTTAGTGATGTCTGGCTGTTTGATATTGGTGATCATTTGCTGCAATGGAAAGAGCAAAAGTACGATTTGTCTAGTATTCTTGGTGAATTGCCTTCTCCCCGGGCTGGGCATTCAGCAACATTTCTCTTTGGTGGCAAGATCCTTGTATATGGTGGGGAGGACAAAGAAAGACGGCGGAGGGATGATTTCTGGATCTTAGATATACCAGCTTTACTTCAGTTTGAGTCAGGTAACAGGAAAATGGCAAAGAGGATGTGGAAAAAACTAAGGATAGATGGCCAATCCCCGAATTGCCGGTCCTTCCATGGGGCATGTGTAGATACTTCTGGTTACTGTGTGTATCTTTTTGGTGGAATGGTTGATGCACTTTTGCATCCTGCAGAATCCTTGGGCTTGAGGTTTGATGGGCAACTGTATCAAGTGGAGCTTGTGCTGCATCTCTAG